DNA from Agarilytica rhodophyticola:
CTTTACTATATCCATATGGCTAACCTTTCAACCCAATAACACCGATGGTGGCGTAGACACTAAATACAAAAACACCCCATGCAAATAAGCCAATTACAGCTTCACGGAAAACACGCAGAGTTTCTGGTGAATCGTGGTGAGGAATAACCCCTAGAAGCTTAACGCTTGAAGGGAGTGTACTCTTTAGTTGGTTGCAGGTACGTATTCTCGAATCGGTTAATACTAATGCAGCGGCGATACTTAAAGGGAGAAGGAAAGCGACAATAGGGCCCATTATTAGAAATTCGATAAAACCTAAACCTATATATTCTTCTGGCAAACTAGGCTCTTCAAGTACAACAATATTAGGGAGGTTTTTCTCTATTTGCTGCTGCATACCCAGATTTTTCGCACGTGCGGCTTTAAGTCCGTCATACTCAGCGGTAATCAATTCATACTCTTGCTGGTATTGCGCTACTTCGCTATTTTGCGCCAGCTCAGCTGCCACTTTCTCTTCCTCGTTAGCGATTAGTTGAGTAAGAGATTCTTTGCGGCTCTGCAGAGATACTATTTCTACCTGAGCTAGAGTTTCCTGGGCTCGTAGCTGCTCGTATAGAGTTTTGGAACCGTCAATATAAAGCTTAGAGTTTGCTTTAAGACTTGCGATTTTAATATTAACACTGTCCAACTCTTGCTGCAGAGATACTATTTCTGAGGATGTTGGAGAATATATTTCTTCGTTTCTTTCAAGGTTAGAGATTATTTTTTGTTGTTGCTTAAGCAACTCATTCAACTGTTGCTTTGAATGTTGTAGCTCTTCCTCTAGTTTTAACTTATCGCGAATTCGATCAATTTTAGCGTTTACAGCGCTAATATTAACATCGACGTCTTGTAAAGACTCACGAATAGATCGTATTCGTTCAACGCTTCGACTACTAGAACCATTAACTGCACGAGCTAAGCCGCGAATTTGCTCTTTCTTATTTTTAAGCTCCTGCTTAGCATTCGCTTGGCTTTCTTTGATAACTTGGTATTTTTGTTTTAGCGCATTCAGTTTATCCAGCGGTACAGATATATCAATAAGCTTTTGCAAAGTAA
Protein-coding regions in this window:
- a CDS encoding GumC family protein, which encodes MDSQNTLKQFFRAVFHELFRSKNKYNLLASIVLLSLVAVGYFWKESYTSYATITVSARLLNNINSGSKTDSEHVQHVLDIADSHMFAERMASHFLSSSDTQNYLSKEELINSFIDRSNFSHEGSNIVVLSYSADNPDEALRTLQLTLQKLIDISVPLDKLNALKQKYQVIKESQANAKQELKNKKEQIRGLARAVNGSSSRSVERIRSIRESLQDVDVNISAVNAKIDRIRDKLKLEEELQHSKQQLNELLKQQQKIISNLERNEEIYSPTSSEIVSLQQELDSVNIKIASLKANSKLYIDGSKTLYEQLRAQETLAQVEIVSLQSRKESLTQLIANEEEKVAAELAQNSEVAQYQQEYELITAEYDGLKAARAKNLGMQQQIEKNLPNIVVLEEPSLPEEYIGLGFIEFLIMGPIVAFLLPLSIAAALVLTDSRIRTCNQLKSTLPSSVKLLGVIPHHDSPETLRVFREAVIGLFAWGVFVFSVYATIGVIGLKG